A genomic window from Euleptes europaea isolate rEulEur1 chromosome 9, rEulEur1.hap1, whole genome shotgun sequence includes:
- the ASAH1 gene encoding acid ceramidase, with product MRPGAVLVALAVAWLAVLAKDPYGEDCQNQLYPPTGPRVKGSIPNYFINLDLPPHERWAQVARDKKDELNILIEHIKKIMTVVFPSSKMIQLLESKLAWLGSTLPYPFADEIKGIADACGAPLGDIVIFNVFYEIFTVCTSIIAEDDTGKLYHARNLDFGLFLGWDIKNSTWIVTQKLKPLVVSLDFQRNNKTVFRSSNLAGYVGMVSGVKPGIFTLTMNERFSIDGGYIGVFEWIFGKRDGWWMSFLTRSVLENSTSYEEAKDRLTNTRLLAPAYFILAGNRSGQGSVITRSRTAALDVWELNAKKGTWYVLETNYDRWKVPLVVDDRRTPAMKCMNLTMQQNVSLPALFNVLSTKPVLNKLTVATTLMDVSDGHIESYLRNCPDPCSPW from the exons ATGCGGCCGGGCGCGGTGTTGGTGGCTCTGGCCGTTGCTTGGCTGGCCGTGCTGGCCAAAGACCCG TATGGCGAAGATTGCCAAAATCAGCTGTATCCTCCAACAGGACCAAG GGTCAAAGGCAGCATTCCGAATTACTTCATCAATCTTGACTTGCCACCTCATGAAAGATGGGCCCAGGTGGCACGTGACAAGAAAGACGAG CTGAACATCTTAATTGAGcatatcaaaaagataatgaCCGTGGTGTTCCCAAGTAGCAAAATGATACAGTTGTTGGAATCAAAATTG GCTTGGTTAGGGTCTACTCTTCCTTATCCTTTCGCTGATGAGATCAAAGGCATCGCTGATGCATGTGGCGCTCCGTTAG GTGACATAGTTATATTTAATGTCTTCTATGAAATCTTCACTGTGTGCACTTCAATAATAGCAGAAGACGACACAG GAAAGCTGTATCATGCCAGGAATCTTGATTTTGGGCTCTTCCTTGG GTGGGATATTAAAAATAGTACTTGGATTGTAACACAGAAGTTGAAACCATTGGTGGTATCACTGGACTTTCAGAGGAACAATAAGACAGTCTTTCGGTCTTCAAACTTGGCAGGCTACGTGGGAATGGTATCTGGAGTCAAACCA GGCATTTTTACTCTAACCATGAATGAACGTTTCAGTATTGATGGAGGTTACATTG GAGTCTTTGAGTGGATCTTTGGCAAGAGAGATGGTTGGTGGATGAGCTTCCTTACTAGAAGTGTCCTGGAAAACAGTACAAG CTACGAAGAGGCAAAGGACAGGCTCACCAACACGAGGCTGCTGGCTCCGGCTTATTTCATATTGGCAGGAAACAGGTCTGGACAGGGAAGTGTGATTACACGTTCCCGAACTGCTGCCCTAGACGTTTGGGA GCTGAATGCAAAGAAAGGTACCTGGTATGTGCTGGAAACCAATTATGACCGCTGGAAGGTTCCATTGGTTGTGGATGATCGGAGAACTCCCGCAATGAAGTGTATGAACCTAACAATGCAACAG aACGTCTCACTGCCAGCTTTGTTCAATGTTCTCTCCACAAAGCCTGTCCTTAATAAG TTGACCGTTGCTACAACATTGATGGATGTTTCTGATGGTCACATAGAGAGTTATTTGAGGAACTGTCCAGATCCTTGCAGTCCCTGGTGA